One Synechococcus sp. PROS-9-1 DNA window includes the following coding sequences:
- a CDS encoding phosphoadenylyl-sulfate reductase, which translates to MTPCPSALEDGEMRDVSTSKNQPVVAAGLKADAGELHEARHQLEPLDARARLLWAHEQFGPGFALTTSFGIQSSVLLHLLSGMDQGRDIPVIWVDTGYLPPETYRYAEDLSQRFDLNLHIAQSSSSAARMEALHGRLWESGVVEDMELYLKIRKVEPLEEAMHRLQVSCWASGVRRAQTDTRRSMTALDPIRGRWSLRPLLEWTSRDVFYYMQENDLPQHPLFEKGYSTVGDWHSSGPDGLEATGRDTRFAGLKQECGIHVPGVMGDGI; encoded by the coding sequence ATGACACCATGCCCCTCGGCGTTGGAAGATGGAGAGATGAGGGATGTCTCCACCTCCAAGAATCAGCCTGTCGTTGCCGCTGGCCTCAAGGCTGATGCGGGAGAACTCCATGAGGCGCGTCATCAGCTTGAGCCGTTGGATGCGCGCGCCAGGTTGCTGTGGGCTCATGAGCAATTTGGGCCGGGTTTTGCCCTGACCACGAGCTTCGGAATTCAATCCTCTGTCTTGCTCCACTTGTTGAGCGGGATGGATCAAGGCCGAGACATTCCAGTGATCTGGGTGGATACCGGCTACCTCCCCCCCGAGACCTATCGCTACGCCGAGGATCTTTCCCAGCGCTTCGATCTGAATCTCCATATCGCCCAGTCCTCTTCGTCTGCAGCGCGGATGGAGGCGCTCCATGGCCGCCTCTGGGAATCAGGCGTTGTTGAGGACATGGAGCTCTACCTCAAAATCCGCAAGGTGGAGCCACTCGAAGAAGCGATGCATCGTTTGCAGGTGTCGTGTTGGGCGAGTGGTGTGCGTCGTGCACAGACGGATACACGCCGAAGCATGACTGCGCTCGATCCCATTCGCGGTCGCTGGTCCCTGAGGCCGCTGTTGGAGTGGACATCACGAGATGTCTTCTATTACATGCAGGAAAACGATCTTCCCCAGCATCCCTTGTTTGAGAAGGGGTATTCCACCGTTGGGGATTGGCATTCCAGTGGCCCTGATGGGCTAGAGGCGACGGGACGAGACACTCGCTTTGCGGGCCTTAAGCAGGAATGTGGCATCCACGTGCCGGGTGTTATGGGTGATGGCATCTAG
- a CDS encoding NAD(P)/FAD-dependent oxidoreductase — MVSKTTFEVLTSDTTMHNDPIIVVGGGFAGLTTALALSNQRPRPPLLLIEPRHQFLFLPLLYELLSGEMKSWEVAPSYDSLLQGRRIPHLDDRVTSINTEQKSLQTSRGQVLKYSQLVLATGSEPDDFGITGVKEHALTFHSLTDLPLLKDRLQSLRNRASKDGALVIVGAGATGVELACKLSDMLDGSATIHLVELGDSVLSRSRAFNREQAQKALDQRGVRRHLNTRVTSVSAHAVELLENDVPQSLNHDGLIWTAGTKPVLPNLTPIPPRERGLLCVDEGLQLTTDPNVVVLGDVACHNDAEIPWPRSAQSALQQGTAAARTLQAIRMGKAVPSFHFQDLGEMLSLGMGDASITGMGLTLAGPLAYQMRRLTYLARMPGLSLGLRSAGAWLVPS; from the coding sequence ATGGTTTCAAAAACCACCTTTGAAGTTCTGACTTCTGACACCACCATGCACAACGATCCAATCATTGTTGTGGGCGGTGGCTTTGCAGGTCTAACAACAGCTCTAGCGCTCAGTAATCAAAGGCCCCGTCCACCGTTATTGCTGATTGAACCGCGACATCAATTTCTCTTCTTACCCCTTCTCTACGAGCTTCTCAGCGGCGAAATGAAGAGCTGGGAGGTTGCTCCCAGCTACGACAGCCTTCTGCAAGGGCGACGCATTCCCCACCTGGATGACCGGGTGACATCGATTAACACGGAGCAAAAATCTCTACAAACCAGCCGCGGCCAAGTCCTGAAATACAGCCAGCTGGTGCTCGCCACTGGCTCTGAGCCCGATGACTTTGGGATCACAGGAGTCAAGGAGCATGCCTTGACCTTCCATTCCTTGACAGATCTACCTCTCCTCAAAGATCGCCTTCAAAGTCTTCGCAATCGTGCATCAAAAGACGGGGCACTGGTCATCGTTGGAGCGGGAGCCACAGGCGTTGAATTGGCTTGCAAACTCAGCGACATGCTGGATGGATCCGCCACCATTCACCTCGTTGAATTGGGGGACAGCGTTCTCTCACGATCCCGAGCCTTCAATCGCGAACAAGCACAAAAGGCACTGGATCAAAGGGGGGTGCGTCGTCACCTCAACACCCGCGTGACCTCTGTATCAGCCCATGCCGTAGAGCTGCTTGAAAACGACGTACCGCAATCTCTCAACCATGACGGTTTGATCTGGACGGCAGGGACCAAACCGGTGCTGCCCAACCTGACTCCCATCCCGCCCCGTGAGCGCGGGCTGCTCTGTGTTGATGAAGGGTTGCAATTAACGACAGACCCGAATGTGGTTGTGCTTGGGGATGTCGCCTGTCATAACGATGCAGAGATCCCATGGCCCCGCTCTGCGCAATCGGCGCTCCAGCAAGGAACGGCGGCAGCTCGAACGCTTCAAGCCATTCGCATGGGTAAGGCAGTTCCCAGTTTTCACTTTCAAGATCTTGGCGAGATGCTCAGTCTTGGCATGGGAGATGCATCGATTACTGGCATGGGACTAACCCTCGCCGGCCCTCTCGCCTATCAGATGCGGCGACTCACGTACCTGGCCCGAATGCCAGGGCTCTCCTTGGGCTTGAGGTCTGCAGGCGCCTGGCTGGTTCCTTCTTGA
- the hflX gene encoding GTPase HflX, with protein MKQAHLAGRTNGLRPSLHRQLERLSQRRHPGLSGADPLTLERLSELVLDLGQPLHLIVDERGLCRLLWVGPLSESEQLRSHLPGGPRRIKRRWRLISSLQGKAGTDLKPDGRDAVVALDLKPDSWLRFQASPSTGGGHVASLWQPDPGHPSGWHQAELGTLKELCDRPAPETSKDLDSTQTATAPSDVQERVLLLILTGADTKRSERDLAELEGLVRSAGALPVAVCRQRQGQPNPQTLWGTGKLQEAALEARRHQATLVITDRELSPVQARNLESLIDCPVMDRSELILDIFAQRAASAAGRLQVELAQLRYRLPRLKGRGLSLSRQGGGIGTRGPGETQLEKDRRAISRRIEHLGRSVLQLGAHRARLRDRRDGLPRVALVGYTNAGKSSLLNALCCRNPGLEVLAENKLFATLDPTTRRLSLPQTSAAPKELLITDTVGFIRELPKPLLEAFRATLEETREADLLLVVVDLADPDWQSQLEAVHQLLDGLSCDQLRKVVANQIDRCEASAIDAIRTLEPDVIYLSATEGTGLKGLRNWLEKQFWVGATPPVSITQKTSFPDHG; from the coding sequence TTGAAGCAGGCTCACCTAGCAGGCCGAACCAATGGCCTACGCCCATCACTGCACCGTCAGCTCGAGCGTCTCAGCCAGAGGAGGCACCCAGGCCTAAGCGGCGCCGATCCGCTCACCTTGGAGCGACTGTCTGAGCTGGTGCTCGATCTAGGTCAGCCGTTGCATTTGATCGTCGATGAACGGGGACTCTGCCGACTGCTCTGGGTTGGCCCCCTGAGCGAATCGGAACAACTACGCAGCCATCTCCCTGGAGGACCACGACGGATCAAGCGACGCTGGAGGTTGATCAGCAGCTTGCAAGGCAAGGCTGGGACCGACCTGAAGCCCGATGGCAGAGATGCCGTCGTCGCCCTCGACCTCAAGCCCGACAGCTGGCTTCGCTTTCAGGCATCGCCTTCCACAGGGGGTGGGCATGTGGCTTCGCTTTGGCAACCAGATCCAGGACATCCTTCCGGCTGGCATCAAGCTGAACTTGGCACTCTCAAGGAACTTTGCGACCGTCCTGCCCCAGAAACCTCAAAGGATCTTGATTCCACCCAAACTGCAACGGCTCCCTCTGACGTGCAAGAACGCGTCTTGCTGCTCATCCTCACTGGTGCTGACACAAAGAGGAGCGAAAGGGATCTGGCTGAATTGGAGGGGCTCGTTCGTAGCGCAGGTGCACTGCCCGTTGCTGTCTGCCGGCAGCGGCAGGGACAACCCAACCCTCAGACCCTCTGGGGCACTGGAAAATTACAAGAGGCGGCGCTCGAAGCGAGACGCCATCAAGCCACCCTCGTGATCACAGATCGGGAACTTTCTCCCGTTCAAGCCAGGAATCTGGAGTCACTCATTGACTGCCCAGTGATGGATCGCAGTGAATTGATCCTGGATATTTTTGCCCAACGAGCGGCGAGCGCAGCTGGACGTCTTCAAGTTGAGCTCGCTCAATTGCGCTACCGACTTCCGAGGTTGAAGGGCCGCGGCCTCAGCCTCTCGCGTCAAGGGGGAGGGATTGGCACGCGCGGACCAGGTGAAACCCAATTGGAAAAGGATCGCCGTGCGATCAGCCGTCGCATTGAACATCTCGGGAGATCAGTACTCCAGCTAGGCGCCCATCGCGCCCGCTTGCGCGACCGCAGAGACGGCCTACCTCGCGTCGCCCTTGTTGGTTATACGAATGCTGGCAAATCGTCTCTTTTGAATGCGCTGTGCTGCCGAAATCCAGGGCTTGAGGTTTTAGCGGAGAACAAGTTATTCGCCACGCTTGATCCCACCACGCGAAGACTCAGCCTTCCCCAAACATCAGCGGCACCGAAAGAACTGCTCATCACGGACACCGTGGGATTCATTCGTGAACTTCCCAAACCACTGCTGGAAGCTTTCAGAGCCACATTGGAGGAAACACGCGAGGCCGATCTGTTGCTGGTGGTGGTGGATCTCGCAGACCCCGATTGGCAATCACAATTGGAGGCGGTTCATCAACTCTTGGATGGCCTCAGCTGTGACCAACTGCGCAAAGTGGTGGCCAATCAAATCGACCGTTGCGAGGCTTCGGCGATCGATGCGATTCGCACTCTCGAACCTGATGTGATCTACCTATCAGCCACGGAGGGTACGGGATTGAAAGGTCTGCGAAACTGGCTTGAAAAGCAGTTCTGGGTCGGCGCAACACCCCCTGTATCCATCACCCAAAAGACGTCATTTCCCGACCATGGCTGA